In Pyrus communis chromosome 1, drPyrComm1.1, whole genome shotgun sequence, the following are encoded in one genomic region:
- the LOC137743244 gene encoding uncharacterized protein isoform X1 — protein sequence MLPVCSATSSCSSHSQVTSTCSISIHGGLNASSQFQKDLEARYIMGYRGSLGLSKAMPFQRDFFKAHATKSLYSTEQSVSVDFVNRCSHSYEPDHLKCKYSDMCSSSTGTMYEQHPPGRVELKFVDSSSLLAPDEGLVDFTNPSTENASVLPAAVEPESISATDLTPGNSISVPDSLDVDSDRLSSVKTSIEDFIDGVSKSFSASVDKGEDIVKTSVDTITSSITSVVKSATEAVDNTVGGLFSTVDQTGQYGGSKMTKFSSDFKEVTSKGAVVAIDVLRRSIVVVEDSLSNGASLAVSSYQSAKAFLPPDISDALNLSEKRVAEFLGPAKTAFQQVYISIEGLEENLGLDPNDPVIPFVLFLGTSATLWVIYRVWTYSGYAGDLSPQSTLELLTGKENAVLIDVRPEVLREREGIPDLRRAARFRYASVSLPEVDGAVWKLVKSGRDLNDTLTAAVIRNLKVVQDRSKVIVMDADGTRSKGIARSLRKLGLKKPYLVQGGFKSWVKNGLRIKELKPETTFTILNEEAEAILEDISPSPVQVLGSGVGLIAALYALLEWEKTLQLIGVVGVGQTIYRRVASYETADDFKKDVRLLLSPVRLGAQALSWTAGKLESNGIGLPTSPSSSDVKNRVLQAAAKHESQPSDTEGIQDPSPDSKLPIKENADLSEA from the exons ATGTTGCCTGTTTGCTCAGCCACCTCAAGCTGTTCCTCCCATTCTCAGGTAACATCTACATGCTCG ATTTCCATTCATGGAGGGTTGAATGCCAGTTCCCAGTTCCAGAAGGATCTTGAAGCCAGATACATTATGGGATACAGGGGCTCTCTGGGCTTGTCAAAGGCAATGCCTTTTCAAAGAGATTTCTTTAAAGCACACGCTACAAAGTCGTTGTATTCGACAGAACAGTCCGTCTCTGTGGATTTTGTTAACAGGTGTTCCCACTCATATGAACCAGACCATCTCAAGTGCAAGTATTCAGACATGTGTAGCTCTTCTACCGGAACCATGTATGAACAGCATCCGCCGGGAAGGGTGGAACTGAAGTTTGTAGACAGCTCTAGCCTATTGGCTCCTGATGAGGGACTCGTGGACTTTACTAATCCGTCAACTGAAAATGCAAGTGTCTTACCGGCAGCTGTAGAACCTGAAAGCATATCAGCTACTGATTTAACACCGGGGAATTCCATCTCTGTACCTGACTCCCTTGACGTGGATAGTGATCGATTATCCAGTGTGAAAACTAGTATTGAGGATTTTATTGATGGGGTTAGCAAGTCTTTCAGTGCTTCAGTAGATAAGGGCGAAGATATAGTTAAAACCTCTGTAGATACAATCACTTCATCAATAACATCTGTTGTTAAAAGTGCTACAGAAGCAGTGGATAATACTGTTGGCGGATTGTTTTCAACGGTGGATCAAACGGGACAATATGGTGGtagtaaaatgacaaaattttcAAGCGACTTTAAGGAAGTCACAAGTAAAGGAGCTGTTGTTGCTATTGATGTCTTGAGACGTTCAATTGTTGTGGTGGAAGATTCTCTATCAAATGGGGCTTCCTTAGCTGTTAGTTCTTACCAGTCTGCCAAGGCCTTTCTCCCTCCTGACATCAGTGATGCGCTGAATTTGTCTGAAAAGAGAGTTGCAGAGTTCTTGGGGCCTGCCAAAACTGCTTTTCAACAG GTTTATATTTCGATTGAGGGGTTGGAGGAAAATCTTGGCTTGGACCCAAATGATCCCGTCATTCCATTTGTTCTATTTCTTGGCACCTCGGCGACTTTATG GGTCATTTATCGGGTGTGGACATACAGTGGTTACGCTGGAGATTTATCTCCTCAATCGACATTGGAGCTCTTGACAGGGAAAGAGAATGCTGTGCTCATTGATGTCCGACCTGAG GTtctgagagaaagagagggtatTCCTGATCTTCGACGAGCAGCTCGCTTTCGCTATGCAAGTGTGTCCCTACCTGAG GTTGATGGCGCTGTATGGAAATTAGTGAAGAGTGGAAGGGATCTTAATGACACCTTGACTGCTGCTGTTATTAGGAACTTGAAGGTTGTTCAG GACAGGTCCAAGGTCATAGTTATGGATGCTGATGGTACTCGTTCCAAAGGTATTGCAAGATCCTTGAGAAAGCTTGGGCTCAAG AAACCGTACTTGGTTCAAGGTGGCTTTAAGTCTTGGGTGAAAAATGGTCTCCGTATTAAGGAACTCAAACCTGAGACAACATTTACCATACTCAATGAG GAAGCTGAGGCAATTCTGGAGGATATCAGTCCTTCTCCGGTGCAAGTTCTTGGGTCTGGTGTG GGATTGATTGCAGCATTGTATGCACTACTAG AGTGGGAGAAGACATTACAACTGATTGGCGTTGTTGGTGTTGGTCAG ACCATTTATCGGCGGGTGGCATCTTATGAGACCGCAGATGATTTTAAGAAAGATGTGAG GCTCCTGCTTTCTCCTGTTAGACTGGGGGCTCAGGCACTATCATGGACTGCCGGAAAATTGGAATCAAATGGCATTGGACTGCCAACATCTCCTTCATCCTCAGATGTCAAAAACCGAGTATTGCAGGCTGCTGCAAAGCATGAATCTCAACCGTCTGATACAGAAGGCATCCAAGATCCATCTCCTGACTCAAAACTTCCAATCAAAGAGAATGCTGATCTGTCAGAAGCATAA
- the LOC137743244 gene encoding uncharacterized protein isoform X2, translating into MLPVCSATSSCSSHSQISIHGGLNASSQFQKDLEARYIMGYRGSLGLSKAMPFQRDFFKAHATKSLYSTEQSVSVDFVNRCSHSYEPDHLKCKYSDMCSSSTGTMYEQHPPGRVELKFVDSSSLLAPDEGLVDFTNPSTENASVLPAAVEPESISATDLTPGNSISVPDSLDVDSDRLSSVKTSIEDFIDGVSKSFSASVDKGEDIVKTSVDTITSSITSVVKSATEAVDNTVGGLFSTVDQTGQYGGSKMTKFSSDFKEVTSKGAVVAIDVLRRSIVVVEDSLSNGASLAVSSYQSAKAFLPPDISDALNLSEKRVAEFLGPAKTAFQQVYISIEGLEENLGLDPNDPVIPFVLFLGTSATLWVIYRVWTYSGYAGDLSPQSTLELLTGKENAVLIDVRPEVLREREGIPDLRRAARFRYASVSLPEVDGAVWKLVKSGRDLNDTLTAAVIRNLKVVQDRSKVIVMDADGTRSKGIARSLRKLGLKKPYLVQGGFKSWVKNGLRIKELKPETTFTILNEEAEAILEDISPSPVQVLGSGVGLIAALYALLEWEKTLQLIGVVGVGQTIYRRVASYETADDFKKDVRLLLSPVRLGAQALSWTAGKLESNGIGLPTSPSSSDVKNRVLQAAAKHESQPSDTEGIQDPSPDSKLPIKENADLSEA; encoded by the exons ATGTTGCCTGTTTGCTCAGCCACCTCAAGCTGTTCCTCCCATTCTCAG ATTTCCATTCATGGAGGGTTGAATGCCAGTTCCCAGTTCCAGAAGGATCTTGAAGCCAGATACATTATGGGATACAGGGGCTCTCTGGGCTTGTCAAAGGCAATGCCTTTTCAAAGAGATTTCTTTAAAGCACACGCTACAAAGTCGTTGTATTCGACAGAACAGTCCGTCTCTGTGGATTTTGTTAACAGGTGTTCCCACTCATATGAACCAGACCATCTCAAGTGCAAGTATTCAGACATGTGTAGCTCTTCTACCGGAACCATGTATGAACAGCATCCGCCGGGAAGGGTGGAACTGAAGTTTGTAGACAGCTCTAGCCTATTGGCTCCTGATGAGGGACTCGTGGACTTTACTAATCCGTCAACTGAAAATGCAAGTGTCTTACCGGCAGCTGTAGAACCTGAAAGCATATCAGCTACTGATTTAACACCGGGGAATTCCATCTCTGTACCTGACTCCCTTGACGTGGATAGTGATCGATTATCCAGTGTGAAAACTAGTATTGAGGATTTTATTGATGGGGTTAGCAAGTCTTTCAGTGCTTCAGTAGATAAGGGCGAAGATATAGTTAAAACCTCTGTAGATACAATCACTTCATCAATAACATCTGTTGTTAAAAGTGCTACAGAAGCAGTGGATAATACTGTTGGCGGATTGTTTTCAACGGTGGATCAAACGGGACAATATGGTGGtagtaaaatgacaaaattttcAAGCGACTTTAAGGAAGTCACAAGTAAAGGAGCTGTTGTTGCTATTGATGTCTTGAGACGTTCAATTGTTGTGGTGGAAGATTCTCTATCAAATGGGGCTTCCTTAGCTGTTAGTTCTTACCAGTCTGCCAAGGCCTTTCTCCCTCCTGACATCAGTGATGCGCTGAATTTGTCTGAAAAGAGAGTTGCAGAGTTCTTGGGGCCTGCCAAAACTGCTTTTCAACAG GTTTATATTTCGATTGAGGGGTTGGAGGAAAATCTTGGCTTGGACCCAAATGATCCCGTCATTCCATTTGTTCTATTTCTTGGCACCTCGGCGACTTTATG GGTCATTTATCGGGTGTGGACATACAGTGGTTACGCTGGAGATTTATCTCCTCAATCGACATTGGAGCTCTTGACAGGGAAAGAGAATGCTGTGCTCATTGATGTCCGACCTGAG GTtctgagagaaagagagggtatTCCTGATCTTCGACGAGCAGCTCGCTTTCGCTATGCAAGTGTGTCCCTACCTGAG GTTGATGGCGCTGTATGGAAATTAGTGAAGAGTGGAAGGGATCTTAATGACACCTTGACTGCTGCTGTTATTAGGAACTTGAAGGTTGTTCAG GACAGGTCCAAGGTCATAGTTATGGATGCTGATGGTACTCGTTCCAAAGGTATTGCAAGATCCTTGAGAAAGCTTGGGCTCAAG AAACCGTACTTGGTTCAAGGTGGCTTTAAGTCTTGGGTGAAAAATGGTCTCCGTATTAAGGAACTCAAACCTGAGACAACATTTACCATACTCAATGAG GAAGCTGAGGCAATTCTGGAGGATATCAGTCCTTCTCCGGTGCAAGTTCTTGGGTCTGGTGTG GGATTGATTGCAGCATTGTATGCACTACTAG AGTGGGAGAAGACATTACAACTGATTGGCGTTGTTGGTGTTGGTCAG ACCATTTATCGGCGGGTGGCATCTTATGAGACCGCAGATGATTTTAAGAAAGATGTGAG GCTCCTGCTTTCTCCTGTTAGACTGGGGGCTCAGGCACTATCATGGACTGCCGGAAAATTGGAATCAAATGGCATTGGACTGCCAACATCTCCTTCATCCTCAGATGTCAAAAACCGAGTATTGCAGGCTGCTGCAAAGCATGAATCTCAACCGTCTGATACAGAAGGCATCCAAGATCCATCTCCTGACTCAAAACTTCCAATCAAAGAGAATGCTGATCTGTCAGAAGCATAA